In Mixophyes fleayi isolate aMixFle1 chromosome 4, aMixFle1.hap1, whole genome shotgun sequence, the following proteins share a genomic window:
- the LOC142151197 gene encoding uncharacterized protein LOC142151197, with protein sequence MNLTGEKPYLCSECTKCFAKKSVLVVHQRVHTGEKPFQCSECRKCFTRKAELVAHQRIHTGEKPFQCSECTKCFTKKSVLVVHQRVHTGEKPFQCSECRKCFTRKAELVAHQRIHTGEKPFQCSECTKCFTKKSVLVVHQKIHTGEKPFQCSECTKCFAEKSVLVVHRRVHTGGKPFQCSECTKCFTHKTVLVAHQRVHTGEKPFQCSECRKCFTRKAELVVHQRIHAGEKPFNCSECRKCFTRKAELVVHQRIHTGEKLFHCSECNKYFTKLSHLLRHQKVHTGEKPFKCSECTKCFIEKRGLVEHQRVHTGEKPFQCSECNKYFTKNSDLVQHKRIHTGEKPFQCSECTKCFTKKSALVVHQRVHTGEKPFKCSECTKCFTQKTGLVAHQRVHTGEKPFKCSECTKCFTHKFGLVAHQRVHTGEKPFKFAECTKSFTHKFGLVEHQRIDTGENHLNALNVAKVLSSS encoded by the coding sequence ATGAATCTCACAGGGGAGAAACCCTATCTATGCTCTGAATGTACAAAATGTTTTGCCAAAAAGTCAGtacttgttgtacatcagagggttcacacaggagaaaaaccatttcaatgctctgaatgtagaAAGTGTTTTACCCGCAAGGCAGaacttgttgcacatcagaggattcacacaggtgagaaaccatttcaatgctctgaatgtacaaaatgttttaccaaaaagtcagtacttgttgtacatcagagggttcacacaggagaaaaaccatttcaatgctctgaatgtagaAAGTGTTTTACCCGCAAGGCAGaacttgttgcacatcagaggattcacacaggtgagaaaccatttcaatgctctgaatgtacaaaatgttttaccaaaaagtcagtacttgttgtacatcagaagattcacacaggagaaaaaccatttcaaTGCTCTGAATGTACAAAATGTTTTGCCGAAAAGTCAGTACTTGTTGTACATCGGAGGGTGCACACAGGAGGGAAACCATTTCAATGTTCTGAATGTACAAAATGTTTTACCCACAAGACAGtacttgttgcacatcagagggttcacacaggagagaaaccgtttcaatgctctgaatgtagaAAGTGTTTTACCCGCAAGGCAGAACTTGTTGTGCATCAGAGGATTCacgcaggagagaaaccatttaattgctctgaATGTAGAAAGTGTTTTACCCGCAAGGCAGAACTTGTTGtgcatcagaggattcacacaggagagaaactaTTTCATTGCTCtgaatgtaataaatattttaccaaattgtctCATCTTCTTAGACATCAGAaggttcacacaggagagaaaccatttaaatgttctgaatgtacaAAATGTTTTATCGAAAAGAGAGGACTTGTTGAACATCAAAGGGTTCACACGGGAGAGAAACCATttcaatgctctgaatgtaacaaatattTTACCAAAAATTCTGATCTTGTACAAcataagaggattcacacaggagaaaaaccatttcaatgctctgaatgtacaaaatgttttaccaaaaagtcagcacttgttgtacatcagagggtgcacacaggagagaaaccatttaaatgttctgaatgtacaAAATGTTTTACCCAAAAGACAGgacttgttgcacatcagagggtgcacacaggagagaaaccatttaaatgttctgaatgcaCAAAATGTTTTACCCATAAGTTTGgacttgttgcacatcagagggtgcacacaggagagaaaccatttaaatttgCTGAATGTACAAAAAGTTTTACCCATAAGTTTggacttgttgaacatcagaggattGACACAGGAGAGAACCATTTAAATGCTTTGAATGTTGCAAAGGTTTTATCCTCAAGTTag